A genomic window from Hyla sarda isolate aHylSar1 chromosome 8, aHylSar1.hap1, whole genome shotgun sequence includes:
- the LOC130285401 gene encoding taste receptor type 2 member 4-like: MEMIGWKTLQPNEGKFETRKLEKKDLKIKSEALRDFAFELLTRSIIETIDMELSAILFLSFDIVGLCSGIFFNMFISVVSYRTWLHHHGLHHPRGLLLFCLGLSSSIHEVYVLFYTMSAYIWPKEFLSITVCMILAQCLFPFFSFFPTCQISLLCSFYCIKLVSFQHWILKVLKSRLPSVLPWIIAGTLVISGMVMVTLLGVIFISVPVDNSENNTLYCRRINDTYFDQIMNITNSFNILAFFPFYLILVSLSCTVSALVRHIRRVQGTLSLDRSHLDAHLHAVTTMILLLALNMSFYGSKLFIEWNDQPSPLIVVCWIIFILFYPLLALTLIYRTKILYSYFICCLHRRSSEEM; the protein is encoded by the coding sequence ATGGAGATGATAGGCTGGAAAACCCTACAGCCAAATGAAGGAAAATTTGAAACAAGAAAACTAGAGAAAAAGGATTTAAAGATAAAATCTGAAGCATTGAGAGACTTTGCTTTTGAGTTGTTGACACGTTCTATAATAGAGACCATTGACATGGAGTTGAGTGCCATTTTGTTCTTATCATTTGACATTGTAGGTTTATGTTCTGGAATATTCTTCAATATGTTCATCTCAGTCGTCAGCTACAGAACTTGGCTTCACCATCATGGACTTCACCACCCACGAGGCCTCCTGCTCTTCTGTCTTGGATTGTCCAGCTCAATACATGAAGTTTATGTGCTTTTTTACACCATGTCCGCTTATATCTGGCCTAAGGAGTTCTTATCCATCACAGTCTGTATGATTTTAGCACAATGTCTATTCCCATTTTTCAGCTTTTTCCCTACGTGTCAGATCTCGTTGCTGTGCAGCTTCTACTGTATTAAACTTGTCTCCTTCCAGCACTGGATCCTCAAGGTCCTGAAGTCGCGGCTTCCATCTGTTCTTCCCTGGATAATAGCCGGCACTCTAGTGATATCCGGTATGGTGATGGTCACTTTGCTCGGTGTCATCTTCATCTCAGTCCCTGTAGATAACAGTGAGAATAACACTTTATACTGTAGGAGAATCAATGACACCTACTTTGATCAAATAATGAACATTACAAATAGTTTCAACATCTTGGCTTTTTTCCCGTTTTACCTCATCCTGGTGTCTCTGAGTTGTACGGTCAGCGCTCTGGTCCGGCACATACGgagggtgcagggaacattgagccTGGACAGATCCCACCTGGACGCTCATCTTCATGCAGTCACCACCATGATCCTGCTCCTAGCACTGAACATGTCATTCTATGGATCTAAATTGTTTATAGAATGGAATGATCAGCCTTCCCCTTTAATTGTTGTTTGTTGGATCATATTTATCCTTTTTTATCCTCTCCTGGCTCTTACTTTAATCTACAGAACTAAGATACTATATAGTTACTTTATCTGTTGTCTTCATAGAAGAAGCTCGGAGGAGATGTGA